tgatcgttAGGTTTTTCAGCAAAGGTTTCGAAAAGAATAGCGGGTGATTTCATTTGTatcctttcctttttatacATCTGACACGTGGGGCATGCCTGGATAAAGGAATTGATATCATTCTCCATACGTGACCATACGGCCGTTTCTTTTACTCGGTCAATTGTTTTTGCTAGGCCGAAGTGTCCATTGATGTCGTTGTGAGCGCTGGCCatgatttctttttgttgCTGTTTGTTAGGCACATCCTTTCCTGTCAAGCGAAATGATATGTCTGCACCTGAGTCCTGACGTATCCTCTTGAGATCTTCGATGATCGAATTGGTTTCTTCTTTGGTGGTTTTCTTAGGGTCAATCCAGAAGTATATCTGTTCGTACCTTTTCGGATGAATGTAGTTTCTGAGTTTCTCACGTCTATCAGTCTGATTCTTTGGTATAATCAGGGTGTTTTCAGAGGCATCCTTTTATTCTAGGGTAATCTTCACCCATTTGCCGTCCTCCCCTTTTCGGATTCGGTTGGAAACGAGTTTGATGTGAGATTTTGTCCTGCCTGTTGTGAGTGACAATCTCTCGATGTCAATGTGGCGTGCGGCAATATGGTGGACCCACTTGGGATTCCTATCAATGGGTGTGATTTCGTATAGTCCCTTCTCCAATTCGGTGAGTTTTCCGAAGATCTCTTCCTTTGTGCGAAAGACTCTAGACAACTCATCCGCTACTACGTTACTTTTTCCCGAAACATGTTCTATCAGGAATGAGTATTCCTCCAATCTTAGTCTCCAACGCAGCAGGCGTTGACTGGGGtctacgcaatttttcagccataCGAGTGCACGATGATTGGTGCGGATGATGAAGGGTTTATCTGGTGTATTGAGCAAATATACTCCTAGTCTCTTGACGGCCTATACAACAGCAAGCATCTCCTTCTCTGTCGTGCTGTTATTCCTTTCCGCATCATTCAGGGTTCGAGATAAGAAATATATGGGGTGGCCGTCTTGAGATAGTACTGCTCCAATTCCATCGTTTGACGCGTCGGTGGTTACGACGTATTGTTTAGCTGGGTCTGATCTTACAAGTATCGGTGGTGTGACCAACTTTTCTTCCAGGGTTTCGAAGGCTTCTTGGCAGGCTGCTGACCAATCCCATGGGGTGTCCTTTCTTGTTGACCTTGTTAATGGTTTCGCTAACATTGAATAGTTTTGTATGGACTTTCGGTAATACCTTGTCAAACCAAGGAAGGATCGAATCGTCTTAACGTTGACTGGAACGGGTGATTGTTGTATCGCTCTGGTGTTTTCCGGATCTGGTTTGCTCCCTTCGTCAGTGATGACATATCCGAGGCATCTCACTTCAGTTTTTATGAAGGCGCACTTTTCTGGCTGGAATTTCAGGTTACATTGTCTTAAACGCTGAAATACGGTTTTTACATTTCGATGGTGTTCTTCCTccgtttcaccaaaaattattacgtcatCGATGTGGACGCAACAGATCTTCTGATTTAATCCTCTCAGCGCATCGTTCATCATGCGTTGGAAGGTCGCAGGAGCGTTCCGTAATCCGAAAGGCATTCGTTGGTATTTGAAATGCCCGTCGGGGGTTAGGAAGGCAGTATATTTCTTGGAGTCAGCAGCCATGTTGATCTGGTGGAAACCTGCGGCCATGTCGACAGTAGTGAAGAACTTGGCCCTTCCCATGTGATCGAGTAAATCCTCGATTATTGGTATCGGATAAGAATCCTAAACGGTAAGTTCATTAATCTTCCTGAAATCGATCACAATTCTATACTTGGGCTTTCCGTCGGGGCCCGGTTTTTTGGGTACAACCCAAACTGGCGAGTTGTATGGCGACTCGGATTCCGTTATTATTtcttgtttcaacattttctctaCTTCCTCTTTTACAACCTGCTGGTGCAGCTGTGGAGCACGGAAACTTTTCACATTGACAATGCGTTGAGGATCTGACAACTCGATGCAATGTTCAGTCATTGAAGTTCCATTGACCATGTCTTCCTCCTGTAAGGCAAAGATATCGCTGAAATCCTGAAGAATACTCCAAATTTCTTTCTGGTACTCCTCCGGTAGGTGTTTCAAGTCGACAGTATGTTGGAGCGCCTGCTCTCTTTCATCACGTGGTTGTTGCCATACACCCGGGGTTGACATACTCTTTACTCGGTGGACTTGGACGTTCTCCAGTCCGAGCTCGATATGTTCGTCTTCAGCGGTAGTGATGATTCCATAAGCTGTACCATGATTGTTCGTGTGTACAATCTGCACCGGGATATTTTCCATAGGCATTCCGTCTTTATAGACTATGCGTAACATGAGATCGAGATTCTTTGCGTCGGTATCGATGGCAATTTTGTTCACCGAATTTggtttaaatcgaatttttcggtTGCTACTAAGGTGGTGTATCTTATTCTTCAGGGTGAGCGTCGAGGCATTCAACTGGAAATCTCGCCTCCTCATAAACGGGTTTCCCATGATTCCATATTCTTTGTCAGGCAGATAATCGTCTGTTATGATGACGAATTCGTTCTTTAGCCCCATATGAGTTAGTACAGCAATTTCATTCGCGGAATTTAGCGCTTTGCCAGTCTTGAAGGAAATTTTGCGTTTGATAATtggacaaatttgtttatccgaTGGATAAATAACCTTCCGTTTTATGAGGTTCATTGATGCACCTGTATCGACCATAAGGGTTACTCCTTGCtttgtttctccaaattttattacagcacaCTGTAGTAACCCCTGTGAAACTGAACATACACGGGCTCGTGTTGGCACTCGTCCTCTAGTTCGTCCTCCTGTCCctttatttcctcttcctctgacTGGAGTTCCTCTGACGTGCAATTGACTTAGTCGTTGGGCGGTTTGTCTTTGAGGCtggcgttttgaaaatttgcgtctCGCTTATTGCCGTTAGTATTAACGTGAACGGCGTTGGTCGTTCTGTGGTCGGCGCGGAGCGTAGCAGTTCCGGCTGTAGTGTCCGCTGGTTCCTCAATTATGACATACTGCTTGTTGTTCATGGGCGGTCCGATGTGTGTTACAGGTGTGGCATTCACATCTCTGCAgttcttcatcttcatcttgtTCCGCTTCATCGTGGTGATGGACAGACGCTGGTGGTCGAGGAGTTGACCTTGGCGAGTTCGTCGAGGTTCtttgttgtacctggaatctTCGCGTATCTGATGCGCTGCCTGGCTCGTAAATTTGGGACTTGTTCCAAAACGTGGGTTTTGAGGCTGTGTCGTTACTGTTCATCAGCTGTTGATGcattcggaaattcaattcctcGCCTTCGGCTTCTTTCGCGGCCTTCTGGGCTTCTAGTAACTTGAAGTACTGACGGTTTTTGACTTGATGGAATATCCTCGGATTAAGTCCGTACAGATAGTACTGGCACACTCTTTTTTCGAGGTCTTGAAGATTAGGATCGATGTTCGCTCGTAGTTGTTGATTCGAGAAGGCAGCTACGAGGTCTTGGTAGATCTGATTGAATTTGAGATTGTAGGCGTCCACAGTGTCGCCCTTTTGGCCTGTTCTGCCAAGCTCCATTTCTAATGTGGTGGCACTTTTCTCGACAATAACGGCTGATCTTATGACTTCGAGTAAAGTTCGGATTGTACGAGGTCTCCTCTGGTTGATGGTCTTCTGAAGAGCTCCTCCTGTCTTCAAGCTGATTACCATGCTCAAAAACGGAAAACGTTGGGTTGGCatatgtttagagagatggcaaaaaggatatggatcatcgacgtgggatccgcgaattagtgatgagaactagtgtgaatgaaacgaaatgatgTAGAGATGTAGAGAGATGATGATTAACAGAAACCGAGGATTTTTATTGGTTTTGATGCGGCGATACCgaccgtatcgcaagagaacgttacagagagtgaagattttacagagcgagagaacacatagattatacacatacatgattcCGAGATAGTggacaatacatgagatacagctgatgggttttgagtcgcgacacgggcaagcggcgagatttgacgcagagacggcaagtaaacattgcacgcgagtgtgcgtacatgtgcgaggacgattttgagtgtcgcgagacacacatttaactattcgataccTTGCCGAAACATACCGCCCGCTTCGCTATCGGTAACGATCGCGAAATTAGATTATGCCGCCCGCCGTGCGTTATTTACTTTTAGAGTCAATAATTGTCTTAAGAGGACACTGGAAGCACACACAATTTTACGATTGGACGTTTTAACACAGAGGATTTCGTTTTAACGGTCACAACGCGAACGAGACCGTCGGTTCCCGGATGCACTTCGATCACTCTCGCGAGGGGCCACACAGATGGAggtagattttcgttttttacgagAACGATGGATCTGATTTTGATGTTCCCGTGATGAGTCTGCCATTTCGAGAGGTTTTGGAAGGACTGAAGATACTCCGTACTCCACCGTTTCCAAAAATGCTCCAGCATTTGACGCGAGTGTTGCCAATGCGATAGCCGTTGAACTGGCACCTCGATGAGTGACGGCTCAGGAATTGTGTTCAATGCTGAGCCGACGAGAAAGTGTCCTGGAGTCAAGGCGCTTGGATCCCGTGGATCGTCCGAGATAGCGCAAAGAGGTCGAGAATTAAGCGTGGCTTCTACTTGCGTGCGGAACGTCGCGAATTGCTCGAACGTTTGAGTAGCTTCTCCGATGACTCGTTTGAGGTGAAATTTGACTGATTTCACTCCGGCTTTCCATTTTCCACCGAAATGAGGCGCGGAGGGAAGATTGAACCGCCACTGGGTTCCGTGTGATGCGAGGGTGTTTGCGATTTCTGCGAACTCCTTTGACGATGCAGCGAGAAGACGGCGAAGTTCTGAGTCTGCGCCGACGAGATTCGTTCCACAATCGCTTGCGATTGAGGCACAAATTCCTCGTCGAGATGTGAAGCGTTTGTACGCCGCGATGAATGCCTCCGTCGTGTAGTCCGAAACTAGCTCGAGATGCACAGCCGAGGTTGTGAAGCAGATGAAGATAACGATATATCCCTTGCATGATTTCGCTCCTCTTCCGCGGGAGGCTCGAATCGAGAATGGACCAGCGTAGTCAACGCCAGAGTGAAGAAACGGCCTTGATTGCGTGACTCGAGACTGAGAGAGTTGGCCCATCTGTTGGCTGCTGAGGGTGGCGCGATGACGCGCACAAGGAACGCAACGATGTATGAACATGCGGATCGGTACTCTTCCTCCCAGGATCCAGTACCGCTGTCGGATTGTAGCGAGAGTGAGTTGTGGACCTCCGTGGAGCGTCAaccgatgatgatgatcgaTGATCAATGTGGAGAACGATGATTCGCGAGGCAAGATGAACGGGTGCTTTTCGTCATACGAAAGCAATGAGTGATTCAGTCGACCACCGACTCTGAGGAATCCGTTCGAATCGATGAACGGCGTGAGTCGCGATAGTGGATGACTTCGAGTGAGACTTGAGCTTGTCTCGATTTGGCGAATTTCTTCTGCAAAGTACGCCTGCTGGGTCACCTTGGTCCAAAACAGTTGGGCGTCACTCAATTCGAGAGTAGAGATCGGTCCGACAGTGATAGACGTGTTTACGCGATTCGATGTCGTCTTCGCGAGGAACCGATTTGCTGCGCGTTTACACAATGATGTGACTTTGAGGAGAGTCGATAGTTTTGAGTAGCGATCGACGAGATCCCAGATTTGTAGCGGCTTAGCTGTTGCGATGTGCGTCGACAGcccttttctttcctcgaGATGAATGTTTTCTTCCGGTCGCGGAGATGAGGATGGCCAATTGACAGAAGGCTTCGAGAGCCAGGATGGTCCAAAGGTCCAAAGTTCTGATTTTTGGAGTTGCTCCGGAGATGCACCACGAGACGCAAGATCAGCGGGGTTTTCAAGACCCGAGATGTGATACCAACGAGCGCGCGCGAACTCTTGGATTTCCGTTACGCGATTACGAACGAATTCCTTCCACCGCGATGGGTGGCTTTTGATCCACGCGAGCGCGACTGTGGAATCCGTCCACAGATAAACCGGggtgttttcgaaattaagAGTCTTTTCCACATGACACATCAACCGGACGAGAAGATTCGCAGCACAGAGTTCGAGACGAGGAATTGTCACCTTCTTTAGCGGCGCTACTTTAGTTTTCGCGCACACTAGTGAAACGCGCACTTCGTGAGTGTTGATATACGTTCGCGCGTAGATCACTGCGCCTAATGCACTTTGAGAGGCGTCCGCGAAACCGTGAATCTCTATCCCGAGAGATGCTGAACTTAACCCGATCCATCGTGGGATGGTGATAGCTGAGATGCCTTGAAGATCTTGTAGAAACTCGATCCATCGCGAGGACAATGAAGCTGAGAGCGGCTCGTCCCAGTCGAAACCGAGTGCCCACAATTCCTGCATAAAGATTTTGGCTCTGATCGTGATCGGCGAGAGCCATCCGAGAGGATCAAAGAGCTGCGCGGTTTGTGAGAGAACTTTTCGTTTCGTGAAATTGTCCCGAGTTTGATGAATTTGCGGAGAGAAAGCAAACGCGTCGATGTCTGGTCTCCACGCAAGACCGAGAGCCCGAAAGAATGGACTTTGATCGAGATTCAGATGCATCGCGATCTCTTGATGGTCTTGAGAAATGTCAACGAGAGTTTCTGGGTGGCTTGAAGTCCACTTTTGAAGTTCAAAGCCGCCCGCCTTGAGCAATTGATTGAGTTCGTTGATTTTCTCGCGACCTTGATCAACGTCCTCTGCTCCTGAGAGGATGTCGTCGACGTACGTGTTCTCGAGAATGACGTGGCTCGCAAAGGGATACTGCTTACCTTCGTCCTGAACGAGTTGATGAAGAACACGGATCGCGAGATACGGAGCGCTTGCAAGACCATACGTTACCGTAGTCAGTTGATATTCTTCAATCGGTAGCTCTGGTTTTTCCCTCCAGAGGATTCGCTGAAAATCTTGGTCATCATTGTGGACCAAAATTTGTCGGTACATCTTGACGATGTCTGATGAGAATGCGACTGGATATTGTCGCCAGCGTAAGAGAACGTCCGCGAGGTCGGTTTGCACTTTTGGACCGACGAGAAGATTGTCATTGAGAGAGAGTCCGAGGTTGGTTCTTTGAGACCCGTTGAACACGACACGCAACTTTGTTGTTGAACTGCTGTCGCGAACTACACCGTGATGGGGAAGATAAAACACGCGGGAATTGTCTTCAGGTGTATTGATAGCGCGACGCATGTGCCCGAGTTCACGATATTCACGAAGGAAGCTCGAGTAAGCCTCCTTGAGTTTCGCGTCGCTACCGAACCGTTTCTCCAAACGAAGGAGCATTTGATGCGCGGGATTCCGCGAGTTGCCGAGCTCTACCGAATTGTCTTTGAGCGGCAGCCGAACTACGTAACGACCGGACGCAGTTCGAGAAACCGTTTCGCGAAAGTGTTGCTCACAACGCTCTTCTTCGGACGTTAGTGCCAAAGGTTTCGACACTTCTCCCTGCTTCCAAAACTGctgcacgagattgagcagtTCGTGATCGAGGGAGCATTGGAAGCCTTGGACTGCGCTATACGAGGGGCTTGCTGCTTCCGCTGAAACGCAGCCGGAGAGGACCCAACCGAACTGAGTTTCTTGCGCGATTGGTGTTCCTGGTGCTCCTCTTCGAACTCCTTGACCAATGATGTTGCTGTAGATGTCAGCTCCGAGAATTACGTCGATTTGACTGGGATGTGCAAAGCTTGGATCCGCGAGGTTGAGTCCTCGTAGATGAGGCCAGTCTTCGACGAGAAGTCGAAATGAGGGTAGATACGATGTGAGTCGTGGAAGCACGAGTGCCTCCACCTGACATGAGAACGAGGTGTGAGCACGAGATTGGAGTTGCAATGTCGCGATGCCGCGAGTCACTGCCGATTGATGAGCTCCGACGCCAATGATCGGTATCGTTGCTTGATGCCGACGTAGTCGCAATTGTTGCGCTAGCGACTCCGTGACGAATGAACTTTCGGATCCTTGATCGAGTAGAGCGCGAGCGATGATTCTTTCTCCAGTCTCCGGATTCGAAGCGATCAATTGCACTGTGGCGAGAAGAACTGGAGAGCGCTTGATCATTGTAGGCTGAACTGAGTGGTTGCTCACCTGAGAGGCGCTGTTCGAGATCGGTGCGTTCTGCACTGCAGGTTGCGCTACTGCGGCCTGTCCTTGAGATGTGCCGCTGTTGGCAGCTGTCGAGATTGAAGAAGAGTTTCGATGCAGCAAGGAATGATGTCGACCGTTGCACACGCGACACGTTTTGTTGGATCGACAGTCCTTCTGCTGATGTGGACCGAGACAATTGAAGCAAAGCTTTTTCGCAGAAACCACTTCCCTTCTTTGATCCAGAGATTTGTCGCGAAAGGTCGAACAGAACGCGATGTAGTGGTTGCCTTTGCAACAAGCACACGACTGTTCCTTTGATTGCGCTGTATGTGACCTTGTCGTCTGAAGATTTGACCTTCCTTGCGATGAGTGCGGTTTCGACGTCGCGATTTGATTATGAGCATGAGCTTGCTCCACGGCTTCGAGGGTGTGGATGCGACCGATGAGAAACGCCTTGAGCTCCGCAAACGTGGGGGGCTCGAGTTTCTCGCTAACACTTTTCTCCCACTCTTCGAGAGATGCTGGGTCGAGCTTGCGAATCGTCATGTGCACGATGATGTGATCCCCTAATTTCTCGGGACTATCGAGAAGTTCGAGTGCGCCGAGAGCTTCTCAAGTGTTGCTGTGCAAGCTCTTCAGTTCTGATGACGACTTTTTCGTGACACGAGGAATCGCGAAAAGTGTCGCGAGATGAGAATCCGTCAAAAGTCTCTTGTTTTCGTACCGCGATACGAGAGTTTCCCAGGCTCGAGGGAAGTTTTCAGCGGTAAGAGCGATGTTTTTAATGAGTTGTGACGGTTCATCGGTAAGACTTGTTTTTAGGTAGTGCAGTTTTTCCACTTCCGAGAGTTGCGAATTTTCGCGAACGATTGATGTGAAGAGGTCGTGGAAAGACTTCCAGTCTGAGTAATTGCCCGAGAACGTAGGCAATTCGATGCGTGGTAGCCGTTTTGAGGCTCCTCCAGTTGTGAGTTGGGGGGCTACGGCTGTTGGCACGATCGGTGCCGATAGAGTCTTGAGAGTTCCGAGTAGATCGAGCATCTCTCCCTTTGCGTTTAAGTATTGCTCTTCGCACTGTCCGTAATAGTCTTTCGCGAAATACGAAAGTCTTTTGATAGCGTCGAGTTGATCACCTTTTGCTGCGATTCTAATTTGATCGACTGTCTCGTGCATGTCTTGGAACTTCAGCCAATTTGACTTTAAAGCATCTAATCGCGATTGCACCTGCCCGAGGGTTGTTTTGGCTTCACCGAGCTTGCGCAAGTTTTCGAGAGTGCGACAGATGCGCCTGAAGAGATCGGTTTGACGTTCAATGTATTCGTCGATCGTCATCTTGACAAACGAGAAAGTGTAACTCACGCGACGAACAGAGTTTTCACGAACGAGATACGCACACAGTGATAATAGGGCGTCGCAGTAGTGTATATACGCCGGTTCTGGACCAAAACCCCCCCTAtttcccccctagctcccccctagctccccctatctcccccctagctcccccctagccccccccccccc
Above is a genomic segment from Neodiprion pinetum isolate iyNeoPine1 chromosome 1, iyNeoPine1.2, whole genome shotgun sequence containing:
- the LOC124219253 gene encoding uncharacterized protein; its protein translation is MTIRKLDPASLEEWEKSVSEKLEPPTFAELKAFLIGRIHTLEAVEQAHAHNQIATSKPHSSQGRSNLQTTRSHTAQSKEQSCACCKGNHYIAFCSTFRDKSLDQRREVVSAKKLCFNCLGPHQQKDCRSNKTCRVCNGRHHSLLHRNSSSISTAANSGTSQGQAAVAQPAVQNAPISNSASQVSNHSVQPTMIKRSPVLLATVQLIASNPETGERIIARALLDQGSESSFVTESLAQQLRLRRHQATIPIIGVGAHQSAVTRGIATLQLQSRAHTSFSCQVEALVLPRLTSYLPSFRLLVEDWPHLRGLNLADPSFAHPSQIDVILGADIYSNIIGQGVRRGAPGTPIAQETQFGWVLSGCVSAEAASPSYSAVQGFQCSLDHELLNLVQQFWKQGEVSKPLALTSEEERCEQHFRETVSRTASGRYVVRLPLKDNSVELGNSRNPAHQMLLRLEKRFGSDAKLKEAYSSFLREYRELGHMRRAINTPEDNSRVFYLPHHGVVRDSSSTTKLRVVFNGSQRTNLGLSLNDNLLVGPKVQTDLADVLLRWRQYPVAFSSDIVKMYRQILVHNDDQDFQRILWREKPELPIEEYQLTTVTYGLASAPYLAIRVLHQLVQDEGKQYPFASHVILENTYVDDILSGAEDVDQGREKINELNQLLKAGGFELQKWTSSHPETLVDISQDHQEIAMHLNLDQSPFFRALGLAWRPDIDAFAFSPQIHQTRDNFTKRKVLSQTAQLFDPLGWLSPITIRAKIFMQELWALGFDWDEPLSASLSSRWIEFLQDLQGISAITIPRWIGLSSASLGIEIHGFADASQSALGAVIYARTYINTHEVRVSLVCAKTKVAPLKKVTIPRLELCAANLLVRLMCHVEKTLNFENTPVYLWTDSTVALAWIKSHPSRWKEFVRNRVTEIQEFARARWYHISGLENPADLASRGASPEQLQKSELWTFGPSWLSKPSVNWPSSSPRPEENIHLEERKGLSTHIATAKPLQIWDLVDRYSKLSTLLKVTSLCKRAANRFLAKTTSNRVNTSITVGPISTLELSDAQLFWTKVTQQAYFAEEIRQIETSSSLTRSHPLSRLTPFIDSNGFLRVGGRLNHSLLSYDEKHPFILPRESSFSTLIIDHHHRLTLHGGPQLTLATIRQRYWILGGRVPIRMFIHRCVPCARHRATLSSQQMGQLSQSRVTQSRPFLHSGVDYAGPFSIRASRGRGAKSCKGYIVIFICFTTSAVHLELVSDYTTEAFIAAYKRFTSRRGICASIASDCGTNLVGADSELRRLLAASSKEFAEIANTLASHGTQWRFNLPSAPHFGGKWKAGVKSVKFHLKRVIGEATQTFEQFATFRTQVEATLNSRPLCAISDDPRDPSALTPGHFLVGSALNTIPEPSLIEVPVQRLSHWQHSRQMLEHFWKRWSTEYLQSFQNLSKWQTHHGNIKIRSIVLVKNENLPPSVWPLARVIEVHPGTDGLVRVVTVKTKSSVLKRPIVKLCVLPVSS
- the LOC124219257 gene encoding uncharacterized protein — encoded protein: MTIDEYIERQTDLFRRICRTLENLRKLGEAKTTLGQVQSRLDALKSNWLKFQDMHETVDQIRIAAKGDQLDAIKRLSYFAKDYYGQCEEQYLNAKGEMLDLLGTLKTLSAPIVPTAVAPQLTTGGASKRLPRIELPTFSGNYSDWKSFHDLFTSIVRENSQLSEVEKLHYLKTSLTDEPSQLIKNIALTAENFPRAWETLVSRYENKRLLTDSHLATLFAIPRVTKKSSSELKSLHSNT